The Peromyscus eremicus chromosome 8b, PerEre_H2_v1, whole genome shotgun sequence genome contains a region encoding:
- the Bclaf1 gene encoding bcl-2-associated transcription factor 1 isoform X1 — translation MGRSNSRSHSSRSKSRSQSSSRSRSRSHSRKKRYSSRSRSRTYSRSRSRDRIYSRDYRRDYRNNRGMRRPYGYRGRGRGYYQGGGGRYHRGGYRPVWNRRHSRSPRRGRSRSRSPKRRSVSSQRSRSRSRRSYRSSRSPRSSSSRSSSPYSKSPVSKRRGSQEKQTKKAEGEPQEESPLKNKSQEEPKDTFEHDPSESIDEFNKSATSGDIWPGLSAYDNSPRSPHSPSPIATPPSQSSSCSDAPMLSTVHSAKNTPSQHSHSIQHSPERSGSGSVGNGSSRYSPSQNSPIHHIPSRRSPAKTITPQNAPREESRGRSSFYPDGGDQETAKTGKFLKRFTDEESRVFLLDRGNPRDKEAPKEKASEKGRGEGDWEDQEVLDYFSDKESGKQKFNDSEGDDTEETEDYRQFRKSVLADQGKSFATSSHRNTEEEGPKYKSKVSLKGSRESDGFREEKTYKLKETGYLVERPSTAKDKHKEEDKGSERITVKKETQSPEQVKSEKLKDLFDYSPPLHKNLETREKSIFREESPLRIKMIASDSHRPEVKLKMAPVPLDDSNRPASLTKDRLLASTLVHSVKKEQEFRSIFDHIKLPQASKSTSESFIQHIVSLVHHVKEQYFKSPAVTLNERFTSYQKATEEHSNRQKSPEIHRRIDISPSALRKHTRLAGEERVFKEENQKGDKKLRCDSADLRHDIDRRRKERSKERGDSKGSRESSGSRKQEKPPKDYKEYKSYKDDSKHKGREQDHSRSSSSSASPSSPSSREEKESKKEREEEFKTHHEMKDYSGFAGVSRPRGTFFRIRGRGRARGVFAGTNTGPNNSNTTFQKRPKEEEWDPEYTPKSKKYFLHDDRDDGVDYWAKRGRGRGTFQRGRGRFNFKKSGSSPKWTHDKYQGDGIVEDEEETMENNEEKKDRRKEEKE, via the exons ATGGGCCGCTCCAATTCTAGATCGCATTCTTCAAGATCAAAGTCTAGATCACAATCTAGTTCTAGATCAAGATCAAGATCACATTCTAGAAAGAAGAGATACAG ttctAGGTCTCGTTCCAGGACATATTCAAGGTCTCGTAGTAGAGATCGTATTTATTCTAGAGATTATCGTCGAGATTACAGGAATAATAGAGGAATGAGACGGCCTTATGGGTACAGAGGAAGGGGTAGAGGGTATTATCAAGGAGGAGGTGGTAGATACCATCGAGGTGGCTATAGACCTGTCTGGAATAGAAGGCATTCTAGGAGTCCTAGACGAGGTCGGTCACGTTCCAGGAGTCCAAAAAGAAGATCCGTTTCTTCTCAAAGATCCCGAAGCAGATCTCGCCGGTCATACAGATCCTCTAGGTCTCCAAGGTCATCATCATCTCGTTCTTCGTCCCCATATAGCAAATCTCCTGTCTCTAAAAGACGAGGGTCtcaggaaaaacaaaccaaaaaagctGAAGGGGAACCCCAAGAAGAGAGTCCTTTGAAAAACAAATCCCAGGAGGAACCAAAGGATACATTTGAACATGATCCATCTGAGTCTATTGATGAGTTTAATAAATCTGCCACATCTGGGGATATTTGGCCTGGCCTTTCAGCTTATGATAATAGTCCAAGATCACCTCATAGTCCTTCACCTATTGCTACACCACCCAGTCAGAGTTCATCTTGCTCAGATGCCCCTATGCTTAGTACAGTCCACTCTGCCAAAAATACCCCTTCTCAGCATTCACATTCCATTCAGCACAGTCCCGAAAGGTCTGGATCTGGTTCCGTTGGAAATGGGTCTAGTCGATATAGTCCTTCCCAGAATAGTCCAATTCATCATATCCCTTCACGAAGAAGCCCTGCAAAGACAATCACACCACAGAATGCTCCAAGAGAGGAATCTAGGGGGCGGTCCTCTTTCTATCCTGATGGAGGAGATCAGGAAACAGCAAAGAcaggaaagtttttaaaaag GTTCACAGATGAAGAGTCTAGAGTGTTCCTGCTTGATAGGGGTAATCCCAGGGATAAAGAGGCTCCAAAGGAGAAAGCGTCAGAGAAAGGCAGGGGAGAGGGAGATTGGGAAGACCAGGAAGTTCTAGATTACTTCAGTGATAAAGAGTCCGGAAAACAAAAATTCAATGATTCCGAAGGGGATGATACAGAGGAGACAGAGGATTATAGACAGTTTAGGAAATCGGTCCTGGCTGATCAGGGGAAGAGTTTTGCTACTTCATCTCATCGGAATACTGAGGAGGAAGGACCCAAGTACAAGTCCAAAGTTTCACTAAAAGGCAGTAGAGAAAGTGATGGATTTAGAGAAGAAAAAACTTACAAACTGAAAGAGACTGGATACCTAGTGGAAAGGCCTAGCACTGCAAAGGATAAGCACAAGGAAGAGGACAAAGGTTCTGAAAGAATAACAGTAAAGAAAGAGACACAGTCACCTGAGCAGGTAAAGTCTGAAAAGCTCAAAGACCTCTTTGATTACAGTCCCCCTCTACACAAGAATCTAGAGACCCGAGAAAAGTCTATCTTCAGAGAGGAGAGCCCGCTTAGGATCAAAATGATAGCCAGTGACTCTCATCGTCCTGAAGTCAAACTCAAAATGGCACCTGTTCCTCTTGATGATTCTAACAG GCCAGCATCCTTGACTAAAGACAGGCTACTTGCTAGTACGCTTGTCCATTCTGTCAAGAAGGAGCAAGAATTCCGATCCATCTTTGACCACATTAAGTTGCCTCAGGCCAGCAAAAGCACTTCAGAGTCATTTATACAACACATTGTATCCTTGGTTCATCATGTTAAAG AGCAATACTTCAAGTCACCTGCAGTGACCCTAAATGAGCGGTTCACTTCATACCAGAAAGCTACTGAAGAACATAGTAACCGGCAGAAGAGCCCTGAGATCCACAG gAGGATTGACATCTCTCCAAGTGCTCTGAGGAAGCATACCCGTTTAGCAGGGGAGGAGAgagtttttaaagaagaaaatcagaAG GGAGATAAAAAATTAAGGTGTGATTCAGCTGATCTTCGGCATGACATTGACCGTCGCCgtaaagaaagaagtaaagaacgGGGTGATTCCAAGGGCTCCAGGGAATCTAGTGGatcaagaaagcaagagaaaccTCCAAAAGATTACAAGGAATACAAATCTTACAAAGATGACAG caAACATAAAGGTAGAGAGCAAGACCATTCTCGATCGTCATcctcttcagcatccccttcctcACCCAGCTCTCgagaagaaaaagagagtaagaaagaaagagaagaagagtttAAAACTCACCATGAGATGAAAGACTACTCGGGATTTGCAGGAGTTAGCAGACCTCGAGGAACCTTT TTTCGAAttagaggcagaggaagagccaGAGGAGTTTTTGCTGGGACAAATACTGGTCCAAACAACTCAAATACTACTTTTCAAAAGAGACCGAAGGAAGAGGAATGGGATCCAGAATATACCCCAAAGAGCAAGAAGTACTTCTTG CATGATGACAGAGATGATGGTGTGGATTATTGGGCCAAAAGAGGAAGAGGTCGTGGTACTTTTCAACGCGGCAGAGGGcgctttaatttcaaaaaatcagGTAGCAGTCCAAAATGGACTCATGACAAATACCAAGGGGACGGGATTGTTGAAGATGAAGAGGAGACCATGGAAAataatgaagagaagaaagacagacgCAAAGAAGAAAAG gAATAG
- the Bclaf1 gene encoding bcl-2-associated transcription factor 1 isoform X4: MGRSNSRSHSSRSKSRSQSSSRSRSRSHSRKKRYRSRSRTYSRSRSRDRIYSRDYRRDYRNNRGMRRPYGYRGRGRGYYQGGGGRYHRGGYRPVWNRRHSRSPRRGRSRSRSPKRRSVSSQRSRSRSRRSYRSSRSPRSSSSRSSSPYSKSPVSKRRGSQEKQTKKAEGEPQEESPLKNKSQEEPKDTFEHDPSESIDEFNKSATSGDIWPGLSAYDNSPRSPHSPSPIATPPSQSSSCSDAPMLSTVHSAKNTPSQHSHSIQHSPERSGSGSVGNGSSRYSPSQNSPIHHIPSRRSPAKTITPQNAPREESRGRSSFYPDGGDQETAKTGKFLKRFTDEESRVFLLDRGNPRDKEAPKEKASEKGRGEGDWEDQEVLDYFSDKESGKQKFNDSEGDDTEETEDYRQFRKSVLADQGKSFATSSHRNTEEEGPKYKSKVSLKGSRESDGFREEKTYKLKETGYLVERPSTAKDKHKEEDKGSERITVKKETQSPEQVKSEKLKDLFDYSPPLHKNLETREKSIFREESPLRIKMIASDSHRPEVKLKMAPVPLDDSNRPASLTKDRLLASTLVHSVKKEQEFRSIFDHIKLPQASKSTSESFIQHIVSLVHHVKEQYFKSPAVTLNERFTSYQKATEEHSNRQKSPEIHRRIDISPSALRKHTRLAGEERVFKEENQKGDKKLRCDSADLRHDIDRRRKERSKERGDSKGSRESSGSRKQEKPPKDYKEYKSYKDDSKHKGREQDHSRSSSSSASPSSPSSREEKESKKEREEEFKTHHEMKDYSGFAGVSRPRGTFHDDRDDGVDYWAKRGRGRGTFQRGRGRFNFKKSGSSPKWTHDKYQGDGIVEDEEETMENNEEKKDRRKEEKE; encoded by the exons ATGGGCCGCTCCAATTCTAGATCGCATTCTTCAAGATCAAAGTCTAGATCACAATCTAGTTCTAGATCAAGATCAAGATCACATTCTAGAAAGAAGAGATACAG GTCTCGTTCCAGGACATATTCAAGGTCTCGTAGTAGAGATCGTATTTATTCTAGAGATTATCGTCGAGATTACAGGAATAATAGAGGAATGAGACGGCCTTATGGGTACAGAGGAAGGGGTAGAGGGTATTATCAAGGAGGAGGTGGTAGATACCATCGAGGTGGCTATAGACCTGTCTGGAATAGAAGGCATTCTAGGAGTCCTAGACGAGGTCGGTCACGTTCCAGGAGTCCAAAAAGAAGATCCGTTTCTTCTCAAAGATCCCGAAGCAGATCTCGCCGGTCATACAGATCCTCTAGGTCTCCAAGGTCATCATCATCTCGTTCTTCGTCCCCATATAGCAAATCTCCTGTCTCTAAAAGACGAGGGTCtcaggaaaaacaaaccaaaaaagctGAAGGGGAACCCCAAGAAGAGAGTCCTTTGAAAAACAAATCCCAGGAGGAACCAAAGGATACATTTGAACATGATCCATCTGAGTCTATTGATGAGTTTAATAAATCTGCCACATCTGGGGATATTTGGCCTGGCCTTTCAGCTTATGATAATAGTCCAAGATCACCTCATAGTCCTTCACCTATTGCTACACCACCCAGTCAGAGTTCATCTTGCTCAGATGCCCCTATGCTTAGTACAGTCCACTCTGCCAAAAATACCCCTTCTCAGCATTCACATTCCATTCAGCACAGTCCCGAAAGGTCTGGATCTGGTTCCGTTGGAAATGGGTCTAGTCGATATAGTCCTTCCCAGAATAGTCCAATTCATCATATCCCTTCACGAAGAAGCCCTGCAAAGACAATCACACCACAGAATGCTCCAAGAGAGGAATCTAGGGGGCGGTCCTCTTTCTATCCTGATGGAGGAGATCAGGAAACAGCAAAGAcaggaaagtttttaaaaag GTTCACAGATGAAGAGTCTAGAGTGTTCCTGCTTGATAGGGGTAATCCCAGGGATAAAGAGGCTCCAAAGGAGAAAGCGTCAGAGAAAGGCAGGGGAGAGGGAGATTGGGAAGACCAGGAAGTTCTAGATTACTTCAGTGATAAAGAGTCCGGAAAACAAAAATTCAATGATTCCGAAGGGGATGATACAGAGGAGACAGAGGATTATAGACAGTTTAGGAAATCGGTCCTGGCTGATCAGGGGAAGAGTTTTGCTACTTCATCTCATCGGAATACTGAGGAGGAAGGACCCAAGTACAAGTCCAAAGTTTCACTAAAAGGCAGTAGAGAAAGTGATGGATTTAGAGAAGAAAAAACTTACAAACTGAAAGAGACTGGATACCTAGTGGAAAGGCCTAGCACTGCAAAGGATAAGCACAAGGAAGAGGACAAAGGTTCTGAAAGAATAACAGTAAAGAAAGAGACACAGTCACCTGAGCAGGTAAAGTCTGAAAAGCTCAAAGACCTCTTTGATTACAGTCCCCCTCTACACAAGAATCTAGAGACCCGAGAAAAGTCTATCTTCAGAGAGGAGAGCCCGCTTAGGATCAAAATGATAGCCAGTGACTCTCATCGTCCTGAAGTCAAACTCAAAATGGCACCTGTTCCTCTTGATGATTCTAACAG GCCAGCATCCTTGACTAAAGACAGGCTACTTGCTAGTACGCTTGTCCATTCTGTCAAGAAGGAGCAAGAATTCCGATCCATCTTTGACCACATTAAGTTGCCTCAGGCCAGCAAAAGCACTTCAGAGTCATTTATACAACACATTGTATCCTTGGTTCATCATGTTAAAG AGCAATACTTCAAGTCACCTGCAGTGACCCTAAATGAGCGGTTCACTTCATACCAGAAAGCTACTGAAGAACATAGTAACCGGCAGAAGAGCCCTGAGATCCACAG gAGGATTGACATCTCTCCAAGTGCTCTGAGGAAGCATACCCGTTTAGCAGGGGAGGAGAgagtttttaaagaagaaaatcagaAG GGAGATAAAAAATTAAGGTGTGATTCAGCTGATCTTCGGCATGACATTGACCGTCGCCgtaaagaaagaagtaaagaacgGGGTGATTCCAAGGGCTCCAGGGAATCTAGTGGatcaagaaagcaagagaaaccTCCAAAAGATTACAAGGAATACAAATCTTACAAAGATGACAG caAACATAAAGGTAGAGAGCAAGACCATTCTCGATCGTCATcctcttcagcatccccttcctcACCCAGCTCTCgagaagaaaaagagagtaagaaagaaagagaagaagagtttAAAACTCACCATGAGATGAAAGACTACTCGGGATTTGCAGGAGTTAGCAGACCTCGAGGAACCTTT CATGATGACAGAGATGATGGTGTGGATTATTGGGCCAAAAGAGGAAGAGGTCGTGGTACTTTTCAACGCGGCAGAGGGcgctttaatttcaaaaaatcagGTAGCAGTCCAAAATGGACTCATGACAAATACCAAGGGGACGGGATTGTTGAAGATGAAGAGGAGACCATGGAAAataatgaagagaagaaagacagacgCAAAGAAGAAAAG gAATAG
- the Bclaf1 gene encoding bcl-2-associated transcription factor 1 isoform X3 gives MGRSNSRSHSSRSKSRSQSSSRSRSRSHSRKKRYSSRSRSRTYSRSRSRDRIYSRDYRRDYRNNRGMRRPYGYRGRGRGYYQGGGGRYHRGGYRPVWNRRHSRSPRRGRSRSRSPKRRSVSSQRSRSRSRRSYRSSRSPRSSSSRSSSPYSKSPVSKRRGSQEKQTKKAEGEPQEESPLKNKSQEEPKDTFEHDPSESIDEFNKSATSGDIWPGLSAYDNSPRSPHSPSPIATPPSQSSSCSDAPMLSTVHSAKNTPSQHSHSIQHSPERSGSGSVGNGSSRYSPSQNSPIHHIPSRRSPAKTITPQNAPREESRGRSSFYPDGGDQETAKTGKFLKRFTDEESRVFLLDRGNPRDKEAPKEKASEKGRGEGDWEDQEVLDYFSDKESGKQKFNDSEGDDTEETEDYRQFRKSVLADQGKSFATSSHRNTEEEGPKYKSKVSLKGSRESDGFREEKTYKLKETGYLVERPSTAKDKHKEEDKGSERITVKKETQSPEQVKSEKLKDLFDYSPPLHKNLETREKSIFREESPLRIKMIASDSHRPEVKLKMAPVPLDDSNRPASLTKDRLLASTLVHSVKKEQEFRSIFDHIKLPQASKSTSESFIQHIVSLVHHVKEQYFKSPAVTLNERFTSYQKATEEHSNRQKSPEIHRRIDISPSALRKHTRLAGEERVFKEENQKGDKKLRCDSADLRHDIDRRRKERSKERGDSKGSRESSGSRKQEKPPKDYKEYKSYKDDSKHKGREQDHSRSSSSSASPSSPSSREEKESKKEREEEFKTHHEMKDYSGFAGVSRPRGTFHDDRDDGVDYWAKRGRGRGTFQRGRGRFNFKKSGSSPKWTHDKYQGDGIVEDEEETMENNEEKKDRRKEEKE, from the exons ATGGGCCGCTCCAATTCTAGATCGCATTCTTCAAGATCAAAGTCTAGATCACAATCTAGTTCTAGATCAAGATCAAGATCACATTCTAGAAAGAAGAGATACAG ttctAGGTCTCGTTCCAGGACATATTCAAGGTCTCGTAGTAGAGATCGTATTTATTCTAGAGATTATCGTCGAGATTACAGGAATAATAGAGGAATGAGACGGCCTTATGGGTACAGAGGAAGGGGTAGAGGGTATTATCAAGGAGGAGGTGGTAGATACCATCGAGGTGGCTATAGACCTGTCTGGAATAGAAGGCATTCTAGGAGTCCTAGACGAGGTCGGTCACGTTCCAGGAGTCCAAAAAGAAGATCCGTTTCTTCTCAAAGATCCCGAAGCAGATCTCGCCGGTCATACAGATCCTCTAGGTCTCCAAGGTCATCATCATCTCGTTCTTCGTCCCCATATAGCAAATCTCCTGTCTCTAAAAGACGAGGGTCtcaggaaaaacaaaccaaaaaagctGAAGGGGAACCCCAAGAAGAGAGTCCTTTGAAAAACAAATCCCAGGAGGAACCAAAGGATACATTTGAACATGATCCATCTGAGTCTATTGATGAGTTTAATAAATCTGCCACATCTGGGGATATTTGGCCTGGCCTTTCAGCTTATGATAATAGTCCAAGATCACCTCATAGTCCTTCACCTATTGCTACACCACCCAGTCAGAGTTCATCTTGCTCAGATGCCCCTATGCTTAGTACAGTCCACTCTGCCAAAAATACCCCTTCTCAGCATTCACATTCCATTCAGCACAGTCCCGAAAGGTCTGGATCTGGTTCCGTTGGAAATGGGTCTAGTCGATATAGTCCTTCCCAGAATAGTCCAATTCATCATATCCCTTCACGAAGAAGCCCTGCAAAGACAATCACACCACAGAATGCTCCAAGAGAGGAATCTAGGGGGCGGTCCTCTTTCTATCCTGATGGAGGAGATCAGGAAACAGCAAAGAcaggaaagtttttaaaaag GTTCACAGATGAAGAGTCTAGAGTGTTCCTGCTTGATAGGGGTAATCCCAGGGATAAAGAGGCTCCAAAGGAGAAAGCGTCAGAGAAAGGCAGGGGAGAGGGAGATTGGGAAGACCAGGAAGTTCTAGATTACTTCAGTGATAAAGAGTCCGGAAAACAAAAATTCAATGATTCCGAAGGGGATGATACAGAGGAGACAGAGGATTATAGACAGTTTAGGAAATCGGTCCTGGCTGATCAGGGGAAGAGTTTTGCTACTTCATCTCATCGGAATACTGAGGAGGAAGGACCCAAGTACAAGTCCAAAGTTTCACTAAAAGGCAGTAGAGAAAGTGATGGATTTAGAGAAGAAAAAACTTACAAACTGAAAGAGACTGGATACCTAGTGGAAAGGCCTAGCACTGCAAAGGATAAGCACAAGGAAGAGGACAAAGGTTCTGAAAGAATAACAGTAAAGAAAGAGACACAGTCACCTGAGCAGGTAAAGTCTGAAAAGCTCAAAGACCTCTTTGATTACAGTCCCCCTCTACACAAGAATCTAGAGACCCGAGAAAAGTCTATCTTCAGAGAGGAGAGCCCGCTTAGGATCAAAATGATAGCCAGTGACTCTCATCGTCCTGAAGTCAAACTCAAAATGGCACCTGTTCCTCTTGATGATTCTAACAG GCCAGCATCCTTGACTAAAGACAGGCTACTTGCTAGTACGCTTGTCCATTCTGTCAAGAAGGAGCAAGAATTCCGATCCATCTTTGACCACATTAAGTTGCCTCAGGCCAGCAAAAGCACTTCAGAGTCATTTATACAACACATTGTATCCTTGGTTCATCATGTTAAAG AGCAATACTTCAAGTCACCTGCAGTGACCCTAAATGAGCGGTTCACTTCATACCAGAAAGCTACTGAAGAACATAGTAACCGGCAGAAGAGCCCTGAGATCCACAG gAGGATTGACATCTCTCCAAGTGCTCTGAGGAAGCATACCCGTTTAGCAGGGGAGGAGAgagtttttaaagaagaaaatcagaAG GGAGATAAAAAATTAAGGTGTGATTCAGCTGATCTTCGGCATGACATTGACCGTCGCCgtaaagaaagaagtaaagaacgGGGTGATTCCAAGGGCTCCAGGGAATCTAGTGGatcaagaaagcaagagaaaccTCCAAAAGATTACAAGGAATACAAATCTTACAAAGATGACAG caAACATAAAGGTAGAGAGCAAGACCATTCTCGATCGTCATcctcttcagcatccccttcctcACCCAGCTCTCgagaagaaaaagagagtaagaaagaaagagaagaagagtttAAAACTCACCATGAGATGAAAGACTACTCGGGATTTGCAGGAGTTAGCAGACCTCGAGGAACCTTT CATGATGACAGAGATGATGGTGTGGATTATTGGGCCAAAAGAGGAAGAGGTCGTGGTACTTTTCAACGCGGCAGAGGGcgctttaatttcaaaaaatcagGTAGCAGTCCAAAATGGACTCATGACAAATACCAAGGGGACGGGATTGTTGAAGATGAAGAGGAGACCATGGAAAataatgaagagaagaaagacagacgCAAAGAAGAAAAG gAATAG
- the Bclaf1 gene encoding bcl-2-associated transcription factor 1 isoform X2 — MGRSNSRSHSSRSKSRSQSSSRSRSRSHSRKKRYRSRSRTYSRSRSRDRIYSRDYRRDYRNNRGMRRPYGYRGRGRGYYQGGGGRYHRGGYRPVWNRRHSRSPRRGRSRSRSPKRRSVSSQRSRSRSRRSYRSSRSPRSSSSRSSSPYSKSPVSKRRGSQEKQTKKAEGEPQEESPLKNKSQEEPKDTFEHDPSESIDEFNKSATSGDIWPGLSAYDNSPRSPHSPSPIATPPSQSSSCSDAPMLSTVHSAKNTPSQHSHSIQHSPERSGSGSVGNGSSRYSPSQNSPIHHIPSRRSPAKTITPQNAPREESRGRSSFYPDGGDQETAKTGKFLKRFTDEESRVFLLDRGNPRDKEAPKEKASEKGRGEGDWEDQEVLDYFSDKESGKQKFNDSEGDDTEETEDYRQFRKSVLADQGKSFATSSHRNTEEEGPKYKSKVSLKGSRESDGFREEKTYKLKETGYLVERPSTAKDKHKEEDKGSERITVKKETQSPEQVKSEKLKDLFDYSPPLHKNLETREKSIFREESPLRIKMIASDSHRPEVKLKMAPVPLDDSNRPASLTKDRLLASTLVHSVKKEQEFRSIFDHIKLPQASKSTSESFIQHIVSLVHHVKEQYFKSPAVTLNERFTSYQKATEEHSNRQKSPEIHRRIDISPSALRKHTRLAGEERVFKEENQKGDKKLRCDSADLRHDIDRRRKERSKERGDSKGSRESSGSRKQEKPPKDYKEYKSYKDDSKHKGREQDHSRSSSSSASPSSPSSREEKESKKEREEEFKTHHEMKDYSGFAGVSRPRGTFFRIRGRGRARGVFAGTNTGPNNSNTTFQKRPKEEEWDPEYTPKSKKYFLHDDRDDGVDYWAKRGRGRGTFQRGRGRFNFKKSGSSPKWTHDKYQGDGIVEDEEETMENNEEKKDRRKEEKE; from the exons ATGGGCCGCTCCAATTCTAGATCGCATTCTTCAAGATCAAAGTCTAGATCACAATCTAGTTCTAGATCAAGATCAAGATCACATTCTAGAAAGAAGAGATACAG GTCTCGTTCCAGGACATATTCAAGGTCTCGTAGTAGAGATCGTATTTATTCTAGAGATTATCGTCGAGATTACAGGAATAATAGAGGAATGAGACGGCCTTATGGGTACAGAGGAAGGGGTAGAGGGTATTATCAAGGAGGAGGTGGTAGATACCATCGAGGTGGCTATAGACCTGTCTGGAATAGAAGGCATTCTAGGAGTCCTAGACGAGGTCGGTCACGTTCCAGGAGTCCAAAAAGAAGATCCGTTTCTTCTCAAAGATCCCGAAGCAGATCTCGCCGGTCATACAGATCCTCTAGGTCTCCAAGGTCATCATCATCTCGTTCTTCGTCCCCATATAGCAAATCTCCTGTCTCTAAAAGACGAGGGTCtcaggaaaaacaaaccaaaaaagctGAAGGGGAACCCCAAGAAGAGAGTCCTTTGAAAAACAAATCCCAGGAGGAACCAAAGGATACATTTGAACATGATCCATCTGAGTCTATTGATGAGTTTAATAAATCTGCCACATCTGGGGATATTTGGCCTGGCCTTTCAGCTTATGATAATAGTCCAAGATCACCTCATAGTCCTTCACCTATTGCTACACCACCCAGTCAGAGTTCATCTTGCTCAGATGCCCCTATGCTTAGTACAGTCCACTCTGCCAAAAATACCCCTTCTCAGCATTCACATTCCATTCAGCACAGTCCCGAAAGGTCTGGATCTGGTTCCGTTGGAAATGGGTCTAGTCGATATAGTCCTTCCCAGAATAGTCCAATTCATCATATCCCTTCACGAAGAAGCCCTGCAAAGACAATCACACCACAGAATGCTCCAAGAGAGGAATCTAGGGGGCGGTCCTCTTTCTATCCTGATGGAGGAGATCAGGAAACAGCAAAGAcaggaaagtttttaaaaag GTTCACAGATGAAGAGTCTAGAGTGTTCCTGCTTGATAGGGGTAATCCCAGGGATAAAGAGGCTCCAAAGGAGAAAGCGTCAGAGAAAGGCAGGGGAGAGGGAGATTGGGAAGACCAGGAAGTTCTAGATTACTTCAGTGATAAAGAGTCCGGAAAACAAAAATTCAATGATTCCGAAGGGGATGATACAGAGGAGACAGAGGATTATAGACAGTTTAGGAAATCGGTCCTGGCTGATCAGGGGAAGAGTTTTGCTACTTCATCTCATCGGAATACTGAGGAGGAAGGACCCAAGTACAAGTCCAAAGTTTCACTAAAAGGCAGTAGAGAAAGTGATGGATTTAGAGAAGAAAAAACTTACAAACTGAAAGAGACTGGATACCTAGTGGAAAGGCCTAGCACTGCAAAGGATAAGCACAAGGAAGAGGACAAAGGTTCTGAAAGAATAACAGTAAAGAAAGAGACACAGTCACCTGAGCAGGTAAAGTCTGAAAAGCTCAAAGACCTCTTTGATTACAGTCCCCCTCTACACAAGAATCTAGAGACCCGAGAAAAGTCTATCTTCAGAGAGGAGAGCCCGCTTAGGATCAAAATGATAGCCAGTGACTCTCATCGTCCTGAAGTCAAACTCAAAATGGCACCTGTTCCTCTTGATGATTCTAACAG GCCAGCATCCTTGACTAAAGACAGGCTACTTGCTAGTACGCTTGTCCATTCTGTCAAGAAGGAGCAAGAATTCCGATCCATCTTTGACCACATTAAGTTGCCTCAGGCCAGCAAAAGCACTTCAGAGTCATTTATACAACACATTGTATCCTTGGTTCATCATGTTAAAG AGCAATACTTCAAGTCACCTGCAGTGACCCTAAATGAGCGGTTCACTTCATACCAGAAAGCTACTGAAGAACATAGTAACCGGCAGAAGAGCCCTGAGATCCACAG gAGGATTGACATCTCTCCAAGTGCTCTGAGGAAGCATACCCGTTTAGCAGGGGAGGAGAgagtttttaaagaagaaaatcagaAG GGAGATAAAAAATTAAGGTGTGATTCAGCTGATCTTCGGCATGACATTGACCGTCGCCgtaaagaaagaagtaaagaacgGGGTGATTCCAAGGGCTCCAGGGAATCTAGTGGatcaagaaagcaagagaaaccTCCAAAAGATTACAAGGAATACAAATCTTACAAAGATGACAG caAACATAAAGGTAGAGAGCAAGACCATTCTCGATCGTCATcctcttcagcatccccttcctcACCCAGCTCTCgagaagaaaaagagagtaagaaagaaagagaagaagagtttAAAACTCACCATGAGATGAAAGACTACTCGGGATTTGCAGGAGTTAGCAGACCTCGAGGAACCTTT TTTCGAAttagaggcagaggaagagccaGAGGAGTTTTTGCTGGGACAAATACTGGTCCAAACAACTCAAATACTACTTTTCAAAAGAGACCGAAGGAAGAGGAATGGGATCCAGAATATACCCCAAAGAGCAAGAAGTACTTCTTG CATGATGACAGAGATGATGGTGTGGATTATTGGGCCAAAAGAGGAAGAGGTCGTGGTACTTTTCAACGCGGCAGAGGGcgctttaatttcaaaaaatcagGTAGCAGTCCAAAATGGACTCATGACAAATACCAAGGGGACGGGATTGTTGAAGATGAAGAGGAGACCATGGAAAataatgaagagaagaaagacagacgCAAAGAAGAAAAG gAATAG